A part of Brassica rapa cultivar Chiifu-401-42 chromosome A05, CAAS_Brap_v3.01, whole genome shotgun sequence genomic DNA contains:
- the LOC103866689 gene encoding probable pectinesterase/pectinesterase inhibitor 16, whose product MASSSSTLLHHKISKTLMILLIINFVNLFQTTSAVTNSNSNSHFSRFSRHGSSSSRTKQGFLASVQASMNHAILARSLAFNLTLSHRTTQVHMADPIHDCLELLDDTLDMLSRITMMQDKASSDDDEDVHTWLSAALTNQDTCQQSLQEKSNSYKHGIAMDFAARNLTGLLTNSLELFASVKSKGRRLLSEQAHYPRFVTWLKERRLLEASVEELKIDAVVAADGSGTHKTVGEALAASLASSGGRTVIHLKAGTYHENIKIPTKQKNVMLVGDGKGKTIIVGSRSNRGGWTTYQSATVAAMGEGFIARDITFVNSAGPKSEQAVALRVGADKSVVYRCSVEGYQDSLYTHSKRQFYRDTDITGTVDFIFGNSVVVFQSCNIVARKPLPGQRNFVTAQGRSHPEQNTGISIQNCKITAQSMTFLGRPWKEYSRTVVMQSFLDGSIHPSGWSPWSGSGSFGLKTLFYGEFENTGPGSSVSGRVKWAGYHPSLTVKEAEGFTVAGFIGGTMWLPSTGVSFDSGLVK is encoded by the exons ATggcttcatcatcatcaacattaTTACATCATAAGATTTCAAAAACACTGATGATTTTACTTATTATAAATTTCGTAAACCTATTTCAAACCACCTCAGCTGTGACCAACTCCAATTCCAACTCCCACTTCTCAAGATTCTCGAGACATGGAAGCTCATCATCGAGAACCAAACAAGGGTTTCTAGCATCGGTCCAAGCGAGTATGAACCATGCTATCTTGGCTCGTTCTCTCGctttcaatctcactctttctCATCGAACCACACAAGTCCACATGGCCGATCCCATTCACGACTGCCTTGAGCTGCTCGACGACACACTTGATATGTTGTCTCGCATCACCATGATGCAAGACAAAGCTTCAAGTGACGACGATGAAGACGTTCATACATGGCTAAGCGCAGCCCTCACGAACCAAGACACTTGTCAGCAAAGCCTCCAAGAAAAATCCAACTCTTACAAACACGGAATCGCGATGGATTTCGCCGCAAGAAACCTCACCGGTTTGTTAACTAACTCGCTTGAGTTGTTCGCATCCGTGAAGTCAAAAGGCCGAAGACTCTTGTCAGAACAGGCGCACTATCCGAGGTTTGTTACTTGGCTAAAAGAGCGGAGGCTTTTAGAAGCTTCGGTGGAGGAACTGAAGATTGATGCGGTGGTGGCTGCAGACGGTAGTGGGACTCACAAAACCGTAGGAGAAGCGTTGGCTGCGTCGTTGGCGAGTAGTGGTGGCAGAACCGTAATTCACCTGAAAGCTGGAACCTATCATGAAAACATCAAGATTCCGACAAAGCAAAAGAACGTTATGTTAGTTGGTGATGGTAAGGGTAAAACGATCATTGTCGGTAGCCGAAGCAATAGAGGCGGCTGGACTACATATCAATCTGCCACCGTCG CTGCTATGGGAGAGGGGTTTATAGCGCGCGACATAACGTTCGTGAACAGTGCCGGACCCAAATCGGAGCAAGCGGTGGCTCTCCGCGTCGGAGCAGATAAATCCGTCGTGTATCGATGCTCCGTCGAAGGATACCAAGACTCACTCTACACACACTCCAAAAGACAGTTCTACCGAGACACAGACATCACCGGAACCGTCGACTTCATATTCGGAAACTCCGTCGTCGTGTTCCAGTCATGCAACATCGTCGCCCGGAAGCCCTTACCGGGTCAGAGAAACTTCGTGACGGCGCAAGGGCGGAGCCACCCGGAGCAGAACACGGGAATCTCCATTCAGAACTGCAAGATCACGGCGCAGTCGATGACTTTTCTTGGCCGGCCGTGGAAAGAGTACTCGAGGACGGTGGTGATGCAGTCTTTTCTCGACGGGTCGATCCACCCGTCGGGTTGGTCTCCTTGGTCGGGTTCGGGTAGTTTCGGTCTCAAGACACTGTTTTACGGGGAGTTTGAGAATACGGGTCCTGGATCAtcggtttcgggtcgggttAAATGGGCCGGGTATCATCCGTCTTTAACGGTGAAGGAAGCGGAAGGATTTACTGTTGCTGGTTTCATTGGCGGGACGATGTGGTTGCCGTCAACGGGCGTTAGTTTCGACTCTGGTCTTGTGAAGTGA
- the LOC103866694 gene encoding 3-isopropylmalate dehydratase small subunit 3, which yields MAAASLRSVNPTLPRTLPSPTRSPPFQSPFLRFAPTSTSFNLKPLVTPPAPSSSPFVTRSAAASPQERKTFHGLCYVVGDNIDTDQIIPAEFLTLVPSNPEEYQKLGSHALVGLPASYKDRFVEPGETKTKYSIIIGGENFGCGSSREHAPVCLGAAGAKAVVAQSYARIFFRNSVATGEIYPLDSEVRVCDECSTGDVATVELREGDSVLINHTTGKEYKLKAIGDAGPVIDAGGIFAYARKAGMIPSAAA from the coding sequence ATGGCGGCGGCGTCTCTCCGATCTGTAAACCCTACATTACCCCGAACCCTACCTTCTCCCACAAGGTCTCCTCCCTTCCAATCACCATTCCTCAGATTCGCTCCAACCTCCACCTCCTTCAACCTCAAACCCCTCGTCACTCCCCCCGCACCATCCTCCTCCCCCTTCGTCACCCGCTCCGCCGCAGCCTCGCCGCAAGAGAGAAAGACCTTCCACGGCCTCTGCTACGTCGTCGGCGACAACATCGACACCGACCAGATCATCCCGGCTGAGTTTCTCACCCTCGTCCCCTCCAACCCCGAGGAGTACCAAAAGCTCGGCTCCCACGCCTTAGTCGGCCTCCCGGCTTCATACAAAGACCGGTTCGTGGAGCCGGGGGAGACGAAGACGAAGTACTCGATCATCATCGGCGGGGAGAACTTCGGGTGCGGGTCGTCGAGGGAGCACGCGCCGGTGTGCTTGGGAGCGGCGGGGGCGAAGGCGGTGGTGGCGCAGTCGTACGCGAGGATCTTTTTCAGGAACTCGGTGGCGACCGGGGAGATTTATCCGCTGGACTCGGAGGTTAGGGTGTGTGATGAGTGTAGTACGGGGGATGTCGCGACGGTGGAGCTGAGGGAAGGGGATAGTGTTTTGATTAATCATACGACGGGGAAGGAGTATAAGCTTAAGGCTATTGGTGACGCTGGGCCTGTGATTGATGCTGGTGGTATCTTTGCGTATGCGAGGAAGGCTGGGATGATTCCTTCTGCAGCTGCTTGA
- the LOC103866691 gene encoding signal peptide peptidase-like 3, which translates to MPSSDPPRHRCSTALLFLLLLGFSFAAADDASWTEDSTLESPGCTNKFQMVKILNWVDGVESNDFLTGLTAQFGESLPSDAGQGVRSPVAFVRPLDSCSNLSSRLDGSIALSIRGNCAFTEKAKHAEAAGASALLVINDKEDLDEMGCMEKDTSLNVSIPVLMISKSSGDALNKSMVDNKSVELLLYAPSRPAVDLTAGLLLLMAVGTVVVASLWSDLTDPDQANESYSILAKEFSGAGTRKDDPEKEILDISVTGAVFFIVTASIFLLLLFYFMSSWFVWVLTIFFCIGGMQGMHNIITAVLLRKWRHLGRRSVKLPLLGTMSWMSLLVNIFCLAFAVFWFVKRHTSYAWAGQDILGICLMITALQVVRLPNIKVATVLLCCAFVYDIFWVFISPLIFHESVMIVVAQGDSSSGESIPMLLRIPRFFDPWGGYDMIGFGDILFPGLLISFASRYDKIKKRVISSGYFLWLTIGYGVGLLLTYLGLYLMDGHGQPALLYIVPCTLGLAVILGLVRGELKELWNYGIEESESNTPEDTLPVA; encoded by the exons ATGCCTTCGTCTGATCCGCCGCGCCACCGATGCTCCACCGcactcctcttcctcctcctgcTAGGCTTCTCCTTTGCGGCGGCAGACGATGCCTCGTGGACCGAAGACTCAACCCTCGAGTCTCCCGGCTGTACCAATAAGTTCCAAAtg GTTAAGATCTTGAACTGGGTTGATGGTGTTGAAAGCAACGACTTCTTAACCGGCTTAACCGCTCAATTCGGAGAGTCGTTGCCGTCTGATGCTGGTCAGGGCGTTAGATCTCCGGTTGCTTTTGTGCGTCCTTTGGACTCGTGCTCCAATCTCTCTTCCAGG TTAGATGGAAGTATTGCCTTGTCGATCCGTGGGAACTGTGCTTTCACTGAGAAGGCAAAGCATGCTGAGGCAGCTGGCGCTTCTGCTCTGCTTGTTATTAATGACAAAGAag ATCTTGATGAGATGGGATGTATGGAAAAGGACACTTCTTTGAATGTTAGCATACCTGTGTTAATGATCTCTAAGTCAAGCGGAGATGCTCTCAACAAGTCTATGGTGGATAACAAGAGTG TTGAGCTTCTGTTGTATGCGCCAAGTCGTCCTGCTGTGGACCTCACGGCAGGTTTGTTGTTGCTCATGGCTGTTGGAACTGTTGTCGTTGCATCTCTGTGGTCAGATCTTACTGATCCTGACCAAGCTAATGAATCTTACAGCATATTAGCAAAG GAATTTAGTGGTGCTGGAACCAGGAAAGATGATCCAGAGAAGGAGATCCTTGATATAAGTGTCACTGGTGCTGTGTTCTTTATAGTAACAGCCTCCATTTTTCTGCTGCTCCTTTTCTACTTTATGTCATCATGGTTTGTGTGGGTGCTCACCATATTCTTCTGCATCGGTGGCATGCAG GGTATGCATAACATCATTACGGCAGTTTTATTGAG AAAGTGGAGACATCTTGGTCGGAGATCTGTGAAGCTCCCTTTGCTTGGGACAATGTCATGGATGTCACTTTTGGTGAATATCTTTTGTCTGGCGTTTGCTGTCTTCTGGTTTGTGAAACGGCACACATCGTATGCTTGGGCTGGACAAGACATCTTG GGCATCTGTTTGATGATCACAGCCTTGCAAGTGGTTCGATTACCTAACATCAAG GTTGCTACTGTTCTTCTCTGCTGCGCGTTTGTCTATGACATCTTCTGGGTCTTCATATCACCATTGATATTCCACGAGAGTGTTATGATTGTG GTTGCACAAGGAGACAGCAGCAGCGGGGAGTCCATTCCTATGTTACTAAGGATTCCTCGGTTTTTCGATCCTTGGGGTGGCTATGATATGATTGGTTTTGGAGACATCCTCTTCCCCGGTCTGCTCATTTCCTTTGCTTCCAG ATATGACAAGATCAAGAAGAGAGTAATCTCAAGTGGATACTTCCTTTGGTTGACTATTGGCTATGGAGTTG GTCTGTTACTAACATATCTAGGTCTGTATCTAATGGACGGACATGGTCAGCCTGCGCTACTCTACATCGTACCATGCACACTCG gTTTGGCTGTCATTCTAGGGTTGGTAAGAGGAGAGCTTAAAGAGCTATGGAACTACGGTATTGAAGAATCAGAGTCTAACACGCCGGAGGATACTCTGCCTGTGGCATAA
- the LOC103866690 gene encoding transcription factor IBH1, with amino-acid sequence MASADKPINTDVPEKDVFTLHFLQSLSNLRRQNTFNSPEKTNDRVKKIKKAAYVSMARAAGGTNRLWSRALLRRAAKENSKVVRFPRRKKRVTCLRRRRSNRRDPVEEEEAERLRNLVPGGGGMETSKLMEETAHYIKCLSMQVKVMQCLVDGLAPK; translated from the coding sequence ATGGCTTCTGCAGACAAACCCATAAACACAGACGTCCCTGAAAAGGATGTTTTTACCCTCCACTTCCTCCAATCCCTCTCAAATCTCAGAAGACAAAACACTTTCAATTCTCCTGAAAAAACAAACGATCGTGTTAAGAAAATCAAGAAGGCTGCGTATGTATCCATGGCCAGAGCAGCCGGAGGGACTAACCGGCTGTGGAGCAGAGCCCTCTTGCGCCGAGCCGCCAAAGAAAACAGTAAAGTCGTCAGGTTTCCTAGGAGGAAGAAGAGGGTGACGTgtctgaggaggaggaggagtaaCCGGAGAGATCcagtggaggaggaggaagcgGAGAGGCTGAGGAATCTTGTCCCGGGAGGCGGTGGCATGGAGACATCAAAGCTGATGGAAGAGACGGCTCATTACATCAAGTGCCTTAGTATGCAGGTTAAGGTTATGCAGTGTCTCGTTGATGGCTTAGCTCCGaaatga
- the LOC103866693 gene encoding prolyl 4-hydroxylase 1 isoform X1: MAAAPAMRIVFGLLTFVTVGMIIGALLQLAFINRLEDSYGTGFPSIRGLRGQKARYLRDVSRWANDKDAELLRLGYVKPEVVSWFPRIIVLHNFLSSEECEYLKAIARPRLQVSTVVDIKTGKGVKSDVRTSSGMFLNHVERSYPIIQAIEKRIAVFSQVPAENGELIQVLRYEPNQFYRPHHDYFGDTFNLKRGGQRVATMLMYLTDDVEGGETYFPLAGDGECTCGGKIMKGISVKPTKGDAVLFWSMGLDGQSDPNSIHGGCEVLSGEKWSATKWMRQKATS, translated from the exons ATGGCTGCTGCACCTGCCATGAGGATTGTGTTCGGTCTATTGACATTTGTCACTGTCGGAATGATCATAG GTGCCTTGTTACAATTGGCCTTTATCAATAGATTGGAAGATTCGTACG GAACTGGATTCCCATCCATAAGGGGGCTTCGAGGACAGAAGGCCCGTTATCTTCGAG atGTTTCCCGGTGGGCAAATGACAAAGATGCAGAACTGTTACGTCTTGGCTAT GTCAAGCCTGAAGTAGTTAGTTGGTTCCCTCGAATTATTGTGCTTCATAACTTTCTTAGCTCAGAG GAATGTGAATACTTAAAAGCAATCGCCCGGCCTCGCCTTCAAGTTTCCACTGTTGTTGATATTAAAACCGGAAAG GGAGTTAAAAGTGATGTGAGGACAAGCTCTGGAATGTTTCTAAATCACGTAGAAAGAAGCTATCCAATAATACAG GCAATTGAAAAACGAATTGCAGTCTTCTCTCAAGTACCAGCGGAGAATGGAGAGCTCATTCAAGTCCTACG ATACGAGCCGAACCAGTTTTACAGACCGCATCACGATTACTTTGGTGACACT TTCAACTTGAAGCGTGGTGGTCAGCGTGTAGCAACGATGCTGATGTACTTAACGGATGACGTAGAAGGAGGAGAAACTTATTTCCCTTTG GCTGGTGACGGTGAATGCACTTGTGGTGGCAAAATCATGAAAGGCATCTCTGTGAAACCCACCAAAGGAGACGCAGTTCTCTTCTGGAGCATG GGACTTGATGGACAGTCAGATCCGAATAGCATACATGGGGGATGTGAAGTTCTGTCTGGAGAGAAGTGGTCGGCTACTAAATGGATGAGGCAAAAAGCTACCTCTTAA
- the LOC103866695 gene encoding 3-isopropylmalate dehydratase small subunit 1 — MASTLPTLPRALPSSSSKPSSPLVPFRSSSLKFTTPTPFIPSSISLSSRAASFVIPRATPASHGSGSTETLAKTTFHGLCFVLKDNIDTDQIIPADKATIFPSNQQERDEIASYALSGLPDSHTTRFVVPGEIKSKYSIIIAGENFGCGSSREHAPVCLGAAGAKAVVAQTYARIFFRNSVATGEVFPLESEVRVCDECTTGDTVTIELRDSGGLLTNHTTGKQYKLKAIGDAGPVIDAGGIFAYARKVGMIPSPSVA, encoded by the coding sequence ATGGCGTCTACTCTTCCTACACTTCCCCGAGCCTTACCTTCCTCCTCAAGCAAGCCTTCTTCTCCCTTAGTTCCATTCAGATCTTCTTCCCTCAAATTCACCACTCCCACTCCCTTCATCCCATCTTCCATCTCCCTCTCTTCACGCGCCGCATCCTTCGTCATCCCACGTGCAACTCCCGCCTCCCATGGATCTGGCTCTACCGAAACTCTAGCCAAAACCACCTTCCACGGCCTCTGCTTCGTCTTGAAAGACAACATAGACACCGACCAGATCATCCCAGCTGACAAAGCCACCATCTTCCCTTCCAACCAGCAAGAACGCGACGAGATCGCTTCCTACGCTCTCTCCGGTCTACCAGACTCCCACACAACCCGGTTCGTCGTGCCGGGAGAGATCAAGTCTAAGTACTCAATCATCATCGCCGGTGAGAACTTTGGTTGCGGGTCTTCACGTGAACACGCTCCCGTTTGTTTAGGAGCAGCTGGAGCTAAAGCCGTTGTTGCTCAGACTTACGCAAGGATCTTTTTCCGTAACTCGGTGGCTACTGGAGAGGTGTTTCCGCTCGAGTCAGAGGTTAGAGTCTGCGACGAGTGTACGACGGGAGACACGGTGACGATCGAGCTGAGAGATAGTGGTGGTTTGTTGACTAATCACACGACTGGTAAGCAGTATAAGCTGAAGGCGATTGGTGATGCTGGACCGGTTATTGATGCGGGTGGTATCTTTGCTTATGCGAGGAAGGTGGGAATGATCCCATCTCCATCAGTAGCTTAA
- the LOC103866693 gene encoding prolyl 4-hydroxylase 1 isoform X2, whose amino-acid sequence MAAAPAMRIVFGLLTFVTVGMIIGALLQLAFINRLEDSYGTGFPSIRGLRGQKARYLRDVSRWANDKDAELLRLGYVKPEVVSWFPRIIVLHNFLSSEECEYLKAIARPRLQVSTVVDIKTGKGVKSDVRTSSGMFLNHVERSYPIIQAIEKRIAVFSQVPAENGELIQVLRADTSRTSFTDRITITLVTL is encoded by the exons ATGGCTGCTGCACCTGCCATGAGGATTGTGTTCGGTCTATTGACATTTGTCACTGTCGGAATGATCATAG GTGCCTTGTTACAATTGGCCTTTATCAATAGATTGGAAGATTCGTACG GAACTGGATTCCCATCCATAAGGGGGCTTCGAGGACAGAAGGCCCGTTATCTTCGAG atGTTTCCCGGTGGGCAAATGACAAAGATGCAGAACTGTTACGTCTTGGCTAT GTCAAGCCTGAAGTAGTTAGTTGGTTCCCTCGAATTATTGTGCTTCATAACTTTCTTAGCTCAGAG GAATGTGAATACTTAAAAGCAATCGCCCGGCCTCGCCTTCAAGTTTCCACTGTTGTTGATATTAAAACCGGAAAG GGAGTTAAAAGTGATGTGAGGACAAGCTCTGGAATGTTTCTAAATCACGTAGAAAGAAGCTATCCAATAATACAG GCAATTGAAAAACGAATTGCAGTCTTCTCTCAAGTACCAGCGGAGAATGGAGAGCTCATTCAAGTCCTACG TGCAGATACGAGCCGAACCAGTTTTACAGACCGCATCACGATTACTTTGGTGACACTGTAA